A single Xenopus laevis strain J_2021 chromosome 3S, Xenopus_laevis_v10.1, whole genome shotgun sequence DNA region contains:
- the LOC121402053 gene encoding E3 ubiquitin/ISG15 ligase TRIM25-like encodes MASSNLRDELNCSICLNIYNEPVTIPCGHHFCQQCIESVLDAQKGHGVFTCPECRAEFPERPALQSSRKLRNIAEQFLLTPVEEETGIFCTYCIHSAIPAVKTCLHCEASLCVNHMRVHSKSEEHVLMEPTSSLGYRKCSIHKKVLEYYCSEHAVCICVSCCLAGEHRGHEVMLLADGVKQKKEKLRNVLGNLNPQMEFTEKEMQFLQDHKRKIQDKAAKETESATAIFKDIRDQLETLEKQVLSKIIKEQEQVLFKVSELIQQLEIRRDKLTKKIGHIEELCNMDDPLTVLCDEENGDSVDINAGFYMFHSAEVLKKDLFSETFFTGLSGIVTELNKKIYGQEATGMLLDINTAGEYMSVSVDKKFATWSDSTRGYPQTPQRFENNQVLSSFSFNSGRHYWDVEGPISRGWGIGVAYPSITRMGHQSKFGYNSKSWSLCGVNNSYTVRHDSGRIRLPHYPSCDRIRVSLDYEEGRLSFYELSNPIKRLHTFKATFTEPLHAAFWVGRADGSVWIKC; translated from the coding sequence ATGGCATCCTCTAATCTGAGAGATGAGCTCAACTGCTCGATTTGTCTGAACATTTATAATGAACCCGTAACGATTCCGTGTGGGCATCACTTCTGCCAGCAATGCATTGAGAGTGTGCTGGATGCCCAGAAGGGACATGGAGTCTTTACTTGTCCAGAATGCAGAGCCGAGTTTCCCGAGCGTCCAGCCTTGCAGAGTAGCAGGAAACTGAGAAACATCGCAGAGCAATTTCTATTGACTCCAGTAGAGGAGGAGACTGGGATCTTCTGTACTTACTGCATTCACTCTGCTATACCTGCTGTGAAAACATGTCTGCATTGTGAGGCATCTCTTTGTGTCAACCATATGAGGGTGCACAGCAAGTCTGAAGAGCATGTCTTAATGGAACCCACCAGTTCCCTGGGATATAGAAAATGCTCCATCCACAAAAAGGTTCTGGAATATTACTGTTCTGAGCATGCTGTCTGTATTTGTGTGTCCTGCTGCTTGGCTGGAGAGCATAGAGGACACGAGGTGATGCTCCTGGCTGATGGGGTTAAGCAGAAGAAAGAGAAACTGAGAAATGTTCTAGGGAATCTTAACCCACAGATGGAATTTACtgagaaagaaatgcagtttcttCAAGATCACAAGAGAAAAATACAAGATAAAGCAGCCAAAGAAACGGAGAGCGCTACCGCCATATTCAAGGACATCAGAGACCAGCTGGAAACCCTAGAGAAGCAAGTCTTGAGCAAGATCATCAAGGAACAAGAGCAAGTATTGTTCAAAGTCTCTGAACTAATCCAACAACTGGAAATAAGGAGGGACAAGTTAACTAAGAAGATTGGGCACATTGAGGAGCTCTGCAACATGGATGATCCTCTTACTGTCTTGTGTGATGAAGAGAATGGAGATAGTGTGGATATAAATGCTGGCTTTTATATGTTCCATTCTGCAGAGGTTCTTAAAAAGGACCTCTTCTCAGAGACATTTTTCACAGGCTTATCTGGAATAGTGAcagagctgaacaaaaagatttatgggcaggaggctacaggcATGTTGTTGGATATAAATACAGCTGGTGAATATATGTCTGTATCAGTAGACAAGAAATTTGCAACCTGGTCAGACTCAACTCGTGGCTACCCACAAACACCACAGAGATTTGAGAACAATCAGGTTTTAAGCTCCTTCAGTTTTAATTCAGGGAGACATTACTGGGATGTTGAAGGCCCTATATCAAGGGGTTGGGGAATTGGTGTTGCCTACCCAAGTATAACTAGAATGGGTCACCAATCTAAGTTTGGGTATAATAGCAAATCATGGTCTTTGTGTGGAGTAAATAATTCCTACACCGTAAGACATGATAGTGGCAGAATACGTTTGCCCCATTATCCCTCCTGTGACCGAATTCGAGTCTCACTGGACTACGAGGAAGGGCGTCTGTCATTCTATGAATTGAGCAACCCGATAAAACGCTTACACACATTCAAGGCTACCTTCACCGAACCTCTTCATGCGGCATTTTGGGTGGGTAGAGCTGATGGCAGTGTGTGGATTAAATGCTAA